In the genome of Myxococcus guangdongensis, the window CCTGCGGCCGCCACGCGCCGACGAAGAGCACGTGGCGCGAGCCCGGGTCCGTGCACAGGCTCTCCAGCAGCTGGAGCGAGCCGGGGTCCGCCCACTGCAAGTCATCCAGGAACAGCAGCAGCGCGTGCCGGGGCGTGGCCAGCGACTGCACGAAGGACTGGAAGAGCAGGTGGAAGCGCGCGGCGGACTCCACCGGCCCCAGCGCCGGCGGCAGCGGCTGCGGCCCGAGCAGCACCTCCAGCGCGGGCACCACGTCGGTGATGACGCGCGCGTGCGGCCCCAGCGCGCCCAACAGCCGCTCCCGCCAGAAGTCACGCGACGGGGGGGACTCCTCCAACAGCTCGCGCATCAGCCCCTGGAACGCCTGGACGAAGGCGGCATAGGGCACGTTGCCCTGCAGCTGGTTGAACTTGCCGGTGAGCAGCCGGTCTCCGGGGAGCGCGTCGCGCGCCAGCTCGTGCACCAACGCGGACTTGCCGATGCCCGCCGCGCCCGACAGCAGCACCAGCTCGCTGCCACCCCGGCGCACGCGCTCGCGGGCCTCGCGCAGCTCCTCCTGCTCCGGCTCGCGGCCGTACAGCCGCTCCGGGAGCGACAGCTGGTGGGCCAGGTCCAGCCGCCCCAGCGTGAAGTCCCCGTCGTGCTGGCGCCGCCCGGCCTCGAGCAGGTCCGACAGGAGCGAGTCGGCGCCCTGGTAGCGCTCCTCCGGCATCTTCGCGAGCAGCTTGAGGACGATGTCCGAGACGATGCGCGGCACCGCGGGGTTGACGAAGGCGGGCGGCACGGGCGCGCGGGCCAGGTGCGCGTGCACCAGCTCCACCGGGTCCGGGGAGGTGAAGGGTGGCAGCCCCGTGAGCAGCTCGTAGAAGGTGGCGCCCAGCGAGTACAGGTCCGCGCGGTGGTCGATGGGCCGGTTCATCCGCCCCGTCTGCTCGGGGGCGACGTACGGCAGGGCCCACTGGAGCTCGCCGGGCAAATCACGCGTGGGGGCGATGCCCGAGACGCGCGTGGCCAGGTCGAAGTCGATGAGCGTCAGGTGCGTGCCGCTGGCGCTCATCACCAGGTTGGTGGGGTTGAGGTCGCGGTGGATGACGTGCTGCTCGTGCAGGCGGGTGAGGATGCCGGTGAGCTGGAGGGCCAGCTCCATGAAGCGCTCCAGGTCCACGGGCTTGCGGCGCAGCCACGCCTGGAGGGTGTGCGGCCCCGCGTCCTCCAGCACCAGCGCGGGCGGGTGCGAGGGCGCGTCCTCCAGCCAGACGGCCCGCGCGAGGTCGGGCACGGCGTCGCGCAGCTCGGTGAGCAGCGCGTGCTCGTGGCGCAGCATGGGCGCGCTGCCAGCGGCGAGCGGCCCCTGGCGGACCTGCTTGATGACGAGGGGCCGGCCATCGTGTGCCCAGGTGCGGAACACGACGTACCGGCGTCCTCGGTGGATTTCCTGTAGGCCTTCGGTCCCCGGCGCCTGCCACATCGTCCGTCCCCGCCGCGAGGCGAGCTCCTCCGTCCGGCCCCCAGGCGCTTGGACGCTTCCAGGCGCGGGCGGGCCCGTCTCCTTCAGGATTTGGACGAAGTCGCCCACAGGCGACGGGCGGCGGGGTGGGGCCTCGCGGGGTGCCCGGTCTGCGAGCAGCCTCAGCTCACGCGGCGCAGCTCCGGCAGGTCCTCCGGCTTGAGCGCCCAGGGCGGCGTCGCCGGCAGCGTGGACAGGAAGCCCGTCTGCACCGCGGGGAAGCCATCCACCTGGGCCGCGTCCGGGAAGAGCGAGCCGGGGCGCACCATGCTGCCGGCGCCGACCAGGCAGCCGCGCCCCAGCCGGCTGCGGTCGCAGAGGATGGCGCCCGCCTCCACGACGGTGCTCGCGCCCACGAAGCAGCCGTGCACCAGGCAGCCCGGTCCGATGATGGCCCCGTCCTCCACCACCAGCGTGCCACCCGGTTGCAGCTGCACCACCGTGTTGGCGTGGATGCGCACGCCCGCGCCGATGCGCAGCGGCGCGTGGGACTCGCCGATGATGCGCACGCCGGCGCCGATGATGGCGCCGGGGCCGATGAGCACGTCGCCCGTCACTTCGGCGGAGGAGAACAGGGTGGCGGTGGGGTGGACGAGCGGGTGCTTGTCTCGGAGGGAATAGAGCTGTCCCATGGGTGCATCCTCGGCGCGGTCTCGGGCGAAGAAAGGGGTGAGGGGCTGTTGGGGAAGGGTGAGCGAGCCGCCGCGCGTGGCGCGCAGCCGCTCGAGGTCTCCGGTGTCCACGCGCCGCACGACGCGCGCGGGTCGGCCGACGACGACGGAATCCGAGGGCACCCACATGCCGGAGGGCACCAGCGCCCCGTCGGCCACGAGGCAGCGGTCGCCCAGTCGGGCGTCCGGTTGGAGGATGGCCCCCGCGCCCACGTCGCACAGGTGGCCCACCGACGCGCCGAGCACCATGCTGCGCGGGCCCAACGTCGTCTTCTCTCCCACCACCACGGGATGACGCGCGGTGCCGACGACGGTGGTGTTCTCCCGCAGGACGGAGCCCGCACCGAGTTGAACCGCGCCCTCCGGAGAGCAGACCACCGCGCCTTGTGCGAGGTGGACTCCGGGTCCCAGGTGCACGCGCCCCAGCACGCGCGCACTGCTGGCCAGACGGAAGTGCGCGGTGCCCGGGCTGGGTTCTGACGGGAACGGCGTACGCGAGAAGCTCGTCATCATGAGTGGGCGCAAGCTACACCTCGCCTTGGCGATGAAGGACCGCCCGGCGGCGCAGGGGTGGTGTCGGAGGTGAAACGCCCAACAGCGCGGAACCCCGCCCACGGTCCAGGGTTCGTGACGTCCACCCACGCTCCCCCGGGCGGAGAGGACAAGGCCGTGCTCGCCCGTCCGC includes:
- a CDS encoding gamma carbonic anhydrase family protein yields the protein MMTSFSRTPFPSEPSPGTAHFRLASSARVLGRVHLGPGVHLAQGAVVCSPEGAVQLGAGSVLRENTTVVGTARHPVVVGEKTTLGPRSMVLGASVGHLCDVGAGAILQPDARLGDRCLVADGALVPSGMWVPSDSVVVGRPARVVRRVDTGDLERLRATRGGSLTLPQQPLTPFFARDRAEDAPMGQLYSLRDKHPLVHPTATLFSSAEVTGDVLIGPGAIIGAGVRIIGESHAPLRIGAGVRIHANTVVQLQPGGTLVVEDGAIIGPGCLVHGCFVGASTVVEAGAILCDRSRLGRGCLVGAGSMVRPGSLFPDAAQVDGFPAVQTGFLSTLPATPPWALKPEDLPELRRVS